Proteins encoded in a region of the Acidobacteriota bacterium genome:
- a CDS encoding MarR family transcriptional regulator, translating to MLIEQLLQRVRTEGDWESWLEFFLAGISETAEQAAATAAAILQLLEEDRAKLSGLGRTRLSALHVHSALQKAPIFSIPEIEQRTGLVYPTVARAVANMTRLGMVQRFGDSNMPMLFAYQQYLDLLQEGTEPLPR from the coding sequence GTGCTGATCGAGCAATTGCTGCAACGCGTTCGTACGGAAGGCGATTGGGAGTCATGGCTCGAGTTCTTCCTTGCCGGAATCAGTGAGACGGCCGAGCAGGCCGCGGCGACCGCGGCTGCGATTCTGCAATTGCTCGAGGAAGATCGGGCAAAGCTTTCCGGCCTGGGGCGAACGCGGCTGTCTGCTCTACACGTACACTCGGCACTGCAAAAGGCACCGATCTTCTCGATTCCGGAAATTGAGCAGCGGACGGGTCTGGTCTACCCTACGGTGGCCCGCGCGGTTGCAAACATGACCCGGCTGGGGATGGTGCAGCGATTTGGAGACTCGAACATGCCCATGCTGTTTGCCTACCAGCAGTACCTCGATTTGCTGCAGGAGGGTACCGAGCCGCTGCCGCGCTGA